The following is a genomic window from Glycine soja cultivar W05 unplaced genomic scaffold, ASM419377v2 tig00005422_1_pilon_495165_522931, whole genome shotgun sequence.
aaatcaaagataatgtgcataatcatcatggatcaataggtctTTTTAAGGTTGGGCCTAGTTTTGATGGAaatcttggtttttttttatattcaaacatACCTTGAGAATAGGAGAGCAGACAAAAAAATCTAGCTAGTAACTTAAACGAATGATCACTTCCTATCCTTTTTCATTTCAACGAAATTATCACTTCTATTCAGATATTTATAACAACTCTGTACATGATTCAGACATTTATTTATCCATAAAGATATCAAGTGTTTGGCTCAAAGGGCttacaaatgataaaataatacacCTGGAGATAGCTGTTTGGTCAATGGGTTAAaatgtgttggatcaagtggcctcgaaataattaagaaggggggttgaattaattattaacgaacctttactaattaaaaatctacccttcttaggcttttagtataatgttaagaaagtaaagaacaaaaatattaacttaatcaaaagtaaaagcgcTAATTAAAGtgaacagcggaaattaaagagtgtagggaagaagaagacaaacacaagaattttatactggttcggcaacaacccgtgcctacatccagtccccaagcgacctgcggttcttgagatttcttttcaaccttgtaaagtcctttacaagcaatgatccacaatggatgtaccctcccttgttctctttgaacaacctagtggatgtatcctccactagaactgatccacaagagatgtaccctctcttgttctcagtcacaacaacccaagtagatgtaccctctacttgtaccacaaaggatgtaccctccaatgtgttaagacaaagttctcaggcggttagtccttcaaaactttgtgaagggggaaacaaaagaattctcaggtggttagtcctttgaaatattttgtttatgggaaagggaagaatcaaaagaattatcagactgtgttgttttgaattctttgacaagggagaagggagacacaaaagaattcaggcggttagtccttcgttgttttggaaaagggagaagagagacacaaaaagacttcaggtggttagtccttggcgaattctttttggcaaaaggagaagagaataaaagatatagcacacttctattttcaaggtttggaaaaccagaaaactttagaaagacttttgcaaaggaagaagaagaagatgttcGAAGAGATTCAAAGGTCGTAAAAGAATATGTGAAAAGTTGTTTGTGTTGTAAGTTGTATGtgaaatgcaaatcaaggtcttgcttttatagactcttcaagtctggtcaagaaaaccattggaagagttataacctttagaaaaatctaaaaaccattggaagagttacatcttttgatttttgttcaaaacttgtcactggtaatcgattaccaaattcttgtaatcgattacacaaggctttttatgaaaggatgtgactcttcacaattgaatttgaattccaacgttcagatgcACTAGTAAtagattaccaatatcttgtaatcgattacaccattttgaaatcaattggaacgttgcaaattcagttgaaaactttttgaaatcaatctttgccactagtaatcgattacaggatactggtaatcgattactagagagtaaaaactttggtaacttagaaaattttgtgaaaactcttttgaaaaacaaaactgtgctatgtttgttttttgaaaaaatcttttcaatacttcccttgtgaagtttttttgatttcttctcttggaacttgaattcatcttttctggaatcttgaaatcaaacttctcttgattcttgaatttgttCTTGATTTATTCTTGAAATATTCTTCGGGCTTTTTGTCAAcatctttgtcattatcaaaacttcttgaatcaacttgattcgtcatcatgaagcttgcttctagaatctccccctttttgatgatgacaaccctgaaatcaagaaacacatacacatactttttcctagtcgatcactcacctAATTTTCCATATTctcccctttgtttttgagtttaagctttacttgaaattaagttaattacttatgtgagttcttgatttaatccctatttctcaccccctttggcatcaacaaaaagccaaagtgcgtaataaatataaaacatacataaataaCTAATCATTCACAAGACATTCAttgaaaaatctaaaccaatcatgaagcaagaaacatgaatagttcaaatatataaaaatcacatagtcatataacataattcataattgtttAGTCATATTatgcaaataaaagaaatactaaattgttcaaatgtcataataatatagccaaatacacggctagaaatcaaagtaataataatattaatcataatagaaaactaagatgatggtggcggtGGTGGTTGTAGATCAAAGCTTGTACGGGATGTAagagacatcttcttcgaccttGGTAATCCTTGACTCCATCTCATTGAATCGCATGTCAACTTGTAACTCCAAAgtatcaaacctttcaccaacaaaggtttgaagaccatcgaacCTTTCCAAAATCTTTTGAAGAATAGAGGAATCTTCTCCACCTTGTAAATgtccttcttcatcaatgggttgagcaccctttttcacccaagagccatcatggtCTTTTCGGTAACCAAAGGATGCAATCACAACAGCGCCTATTagaaaggatctcttgattggaacataaggttcagaatcaagagggatgttaaagtgttgaaggaagagagtgactaggtgtggatatggcaatGGAGAATTTAATCGCAATgtcttatgcatgcgatatcagactaagtgtgcccaatcaatttgtcggcCTGTGTGAAAAGCCCACATGACAATAAGATCATCTTTAGAAActtgtgcaaggtttgaagatcttggaagcaagatacgcacaatgagataatgaaggatgcggctttcaaaagccaattgtcataccccatttttgacccgtttttatttctttttttctcgtCTTTTAAGCCGGAAATTTCCATCATTTCAGATGAAATTTCGGCAGGgaggtattttaaaatacctcatttttgttttgaagacgaccctttttttttttatttatttatttacctttttattattattattattattcttagttattattttcttctttttttttttccttttattaagtgtttttattatttccgttttttattaatatctttattagtatcttcttttcgttttttttattttattttattttattttatgtttgctgttttatattttgttttttttcctttccttttttcctttttcttcttttcggtCTTTTTTGGTCCAGGCCCAGAGGGGCTCTTCGTTTTTTACCCTAATTCTGTCCTTTAAATGCTGCATTAATTACTGTGCGTGTCAGAGGAGTGAATACGGACAGTCAAAGCGCCGGAACAGCCAAGCCTACAAAGAACCGCCACCCTCCTCCTCCGTGAACCACCACCATCAGCCGAGCCTACAAAGAACCGCCACCCTCCTCCTCCGTGAACCACCACCATCAGCCGAGCCTACAAAGAACCGCCACCCTCCTCCTCCGTGAACCACCACCATCAGCCAAGCCTACAAAGAACCGCCACCCTCCTCCTCCGTGAACCACCACCATCGACCAAGCCTACATCAGATCCGCCACCCAACACCACCAACCACAAGCACTGCGTCAAACACCCAACACCACCAACCACAAGCACTGCGTCAaacacccacacccacacaaCCCAAGCTGTAACCGATTTTACTCTGAAGCTTAAACGATAATATAAGGACAAAGGTAGTTCACTTTTTTTCTAAGATTCAAGGCTAGATCTAGGCTTTATCGGTATtggttttttttcaaaaaaaaatgactGTGGATTTGAGAACTAGGAAAAAAAGGGAATTCAAaacatgtagttttttttaaaaaaaaaaaaaaaaaaaaggaggagaTTCTTTTTCCGACGCGGCGGCGCCGCCACCCATGGCCAGCCAGCCACGGCGCCGGTAAACAACTTCCGGCGGTGTGTgttagagagagaagagagctcTTGAGCGttttttttagagagagaaagaggttggatttatgttttttttgtgtttattttctaatttatactGCTGCCATGACCAAGACTATGGTGCACGCGGATCTCTGTGTCCCCATGGACCGTCAGGGTTGAACCGTTAGATCCTAGATCTAACGGCCAATGTTATCCCCTGTTTTGATCAGATGCGTCTCACCTCTTGGTTTTTACtttgttcttcttctcttgTGACGTTTGATTGAGATCTAATGGCTAAGACTGTGTCTCCCCATGATCAAATCTGGACGCTTCGATCAATCTGACGATTCAGATTTGATCTGTTAAGCCCACATTTTTATTTGAGCCcgtttcttttttctgtttcttctaGTATTTTACTTTCTGCACTTCCCTGTTACTTCTGCACCcccttttttcttctctattctttttttgttgttgctttttttttatgcatcatatttactttatgcccttgcattttttattttctttattcattttCCAGCACCATATCTATTTTAcgtcttgcattttattttccagtatcatatttattttttgtcttgcatttttttattttattttgtttatctttattttatgcatcatatttactttatgcccttgcattttttattttctttattcattttCCAGCACCATATCTATTTTAcgtcttgcattttattttccagtatcatatttattttttgtcttgcattttttattttattttgtttatttttattttatgcatcatgtttactttatgtcttgcattttttattatttatttttagcatcatgtttattttatgtcttgcatttttattttcttttttatttccagcattatatttatttttatgtcttgcattttattttctttatttattttatgcaccatatgtatttattgttttgtatttcatgcatttttattatttcttctagcatatttattttaatgcatttgcaattttttattgCCAATTAGAATGTATCTAGGtccaatgtaaataaaaataaagatgagaATCTGCGCCGacactcacatttatttatttatttattttttttttgccgaggACGATAATGTAATTTGAACCGTATCCGAGGAAAAGGACCCTCACTTGATCCAACGTCATTTTAAGGGATCCGGCGCATTTAGACTTATCTTtgcataactaaaaaaaaaaaaaaaaaaaaaaagaaaaaaaaaaaaaggaaaaagaaaaaagtcaaaACCCAAAAACTTTCcataatcaaaatttcaaaaagggGGTCAatctttattctttctttcttaatcaaatctttaatcaatctttaatcaatcaaaacttttttccaatttaaaatcaatcgaactcatttcttttatttcttctatgCCTTTTCGGCCTCTTATCTTGCCTAAACTCTTCTTTTTCGaactttaaaatcaatcaaaaccaACCACTCGACTTTCTACCCCGAACTACATGATTTTGATCCCATTCGGGTATGTAGGCAAAAGACTTTGTCTTTCCAAATCAATAAACAAGAAAacttttttctcctttcttttaAACCTATCTCTTTAATCTTTTCACACTTAAGCATTTATTTCCaaacaaataatcaatttagcataaagataaaataagcaaGAGGTTCCTATAGAGTACTATAGACGTTTAGGGTGCTAGTACCTTCCCTTTGCGTAACCAACCCCCGGACCTTTTGATCTCTTAAAAACTAGGGTTTTTCGAGCTTTCTCCCTTTTCttcggaaaaataaaagatcggtGGTGATCTTAAAAATTGCGAGTCAACGCTAATCAATAGCTTGATATCCAAAAATCACCGCGACAGAAaaatggcgactccactggggatcgaAGACTCCTAAGTGGGTTAAACCTATCTtgtttttttcatctttatgcTTTGTTATTATTTGAAACTGTAAATACGTGCTTAAGTGTTTATCTCTTACGTGAGTGGTGAGATAAGTCCTACACCCGGACTTGAGGGAAACATAAGATAGGATGGTGGTATAATCATAGTGTCTTTCCGAGAGTGAGTTTCGGATGTGGCACATGTGATAACCCCGCTCAATGGAGGGATCTTGGGAATATTACTATGTTGGCATGAGTAGTCGTGTTCAGCATTGATATTTCCAAGCGACCTATGAAGTTGAGGACCTTTAGTTACCTTTAACCCATCTTAGCCTTTTAGGACGTAGTGCGGTGGCTAATCAAGAGTAGTCTTGAATTAGTTGATACGCGATACTACACTCAAACGAGGCTTTCCTATGGACGTTGTTAGACCGGGAGTAGTCCCGTAATCCGACAATATCCGGAAGTGGTCAATGACTTTGGGAAATTGGTAGAACCCGTGATACAGGTACATATGAAACCATAGTCCTTACCAAACGGCGTGTTTACCCTTAATTCCGACATTTTGGACTTAACTTCACCATGTTTTCTTCGTACTTTGGCATaatcatgcatacatgcatCCATGCATAAACTCTTTTTCATCCAAATTATCGAAGGACTTAGACAAGCTCTTTGTAAACTTTGTAGATATGGACATCCCACTGAGAAGCACTAGGAAGtaccttttcaaaaaaatagacCTGTTGAGATTAAGGGAGCTAGCATCTTTAGTAAGTGATCCAATTGATTTTCAAGCTCATCATGGGAAGTTGCTCAGAATTCTTAGAGTAGATGTTGAGGAAGGATGCCTAGAGACCCTGGTTCAGTTCTATGACCCGCTCTACCATTGCTTCACATTTCCCGATTACCAGCTTGTCCCCACACTTGAAGAGTACTCCTACCTAGTTGGTTTACCTGTGCCAGACAAGATACCTTTCCATGGTTTTGAGCCTACCCCTAAACCCTCCGACATCGCAGCCGCTCTCCATCTTAAAACTTCCATCATCCAGGCAAACCTTACCTCTAAAGGAGGCCTCCAAGGTCTTCCCACCCACTTCCTCTACCAACAAGCCTCCATATTTGCTGAAGCAGCTAGTATACTTGCCTTCCATTCTATCCTAGCCCTCCTTATATATGGCCTTCTACTCTTCCCAAATATTGACAACTTCATCGATATCAATGCCATTAAAATCTTTCTTACAAAGAACCCCGTACCCACTCTACTCGCTGATACCTACCACTCTATCCATGACCGTACCCAGGCTGGCCGTGGAACCATTTCTTGTTGTGCACCTTTACTCTATCTGTGGTTTACCTCCCACTTACCTCAATCCCGCGCCTTCAAGACCAATGATGACAAACTTTCTTGGCCTCGCCGAATCATGACTCTTGACCCATCTGACATTGTTTGGTACCAAGCGGCTAGAGATGTTGGAGAGATTATTGTGAGTTGTGGTGAATATCCCAACGTACCTCTTCTGGGTATGCGTGGCGGAATTAGCTACAACCCACTTCTCGCTCGACGACAATTTGGGTACCCGATAAAGACAAAACCAAACAACCTTGCCTTGACTAATGAATTCTATCTTAACCATGGAGATCACTCGAACAAAAGGGAAAGATTCGCACAAGCTTGGAGCGCTATCCGCAGACTCAACAGAAGTCAGTTGGGGAAAAAATCAGACTATGTGCATGAATCTTACACCCAGTGGGTTATTGATAGGACCAAGAGCTTTGGCCTACCCTACCGCTTACCTAGATACCTATCGTCCACCATCCCACCATCATCCTTGCCTATCCCCTTCGACACCAAGGAAGAGTTTCATGAACAATTAACCAAAGAAAggcaagaaaaagaaacttgGAAGAGGAGATGCCAGGAGCTCGAGCAAGAGAATGAGACTTTGAAAGGGAAGATAGCCCAACAGAGCCGTGAGCTTTTTATCCAGAACCAGAGGATGATTGAGAAGGACGACTTGCTTCGTCGGAAAGACGCCTTGCTCCACCGAGATGCTAGAAGGAAGAGGAGGTTTATGGATTTGTTCTCCCGTGCACATTCAGATTCCGAGGACCCATCTACTCCGGGAGTTTGAGTCTGAAGTTCTTAGGACCTTATGTTTAGATTTTAGCTCCCGAAATCTCttgacttgtaaaaaaaaaaaaaaaaaaaaaaaaaaaaaaaaaaaaaaaatttgtaatgttCCAATGCTTAAGTGAAGTGTT
Proteins encoded in this region:
- the LOC114404170 gene encoding uncharacterized protein LOC114404170 — translated: MDIPLRSTRKYLFKKIDLLRLRELASLVSDPIDFQAHHGKLLRILRVDVEEGCLETLVQFYDPLYHCFTFPDYQLVPTLEEYSYLVGLPVPDKIPFHGFEPTPKPSDIAAALHLKTSIIQANLTSKGGLQGLPTHFLYQQASIFAEAASILAFHSILALLIYGLLLFPNIDNFIDINAIKIFLTKNPVPTLLADTYHSIHDRTQAGRGTISCCAPLLYLWFTSHLPQSRAFKTNDDKLSWPRRIMTLDPSDIVWYQAARDVGEIIVSCGEYPNVPLLGMRGGISYNPLLARRQFGYPIKTKPNNLALTNEFYLNHGDHSNKRERFAQAWSAIRRLNRSQLGKKSDYVHESYTQWVIDRTKSFGLPYRLPRYLSSTIPPSSLPIPFDTKEEFHEQLTKERQEKETWKRRCQELEQENETLKGKIAQQSRELFIQNQRMIEKDDLLRRKDALLHRDARRKRRFMDLFSRAHSDSEDPSTPGV